Proteins co-encoded in one Prescottella sp. R16 genomic window:
- the ileS gene encoding isoleucine--tRNA ligase yields MTSNESTSPQQNAGYPRVDLVGGRATGSVSFPDLERKVLAAWDADDTFRASIANREGAEDFVFYDGPPFANGLPHYGHLLTGYVKDVVPRFQTMRGKKVDRRFGWDCHGLPAELEAEKQLGIKDKSQIDAMGLKEFNAYCKQSVLRYTDEWRDYVTRQARWVDFDNDYKTLDLDFMESVMWAFKELYDKGLIYQGFRVLPYSWYEQTPLSNQETRLDDAYKMRQDPAVTVDMVITAPGSPLDGANALIWTTTPWTLPSNLAIAVHPDVDYVHVAGAEGKTYLLAAARVGHYARELGEAPEVLGEYKGADLVGLSYTPPFDFFHGPGKGHENAHRVLSADYVTTDSGTGIVHLAPAFGEEDMECATANGIEIVQPLDPGGRFTSMVPPYEGLQVFDANPVIIKDLKAAGKLLRHETIEHSYPHSWRSGQPLIYMAVPSWFVAVTKFRDRMVELNQEITWVPEHIRDGQFGKWLEGARDWNISRNRYWGSPIPVWVSDDPSYPRVDVYGSLDQLEVDFGVRPTDLHRPMIDDLVRPNPDDPTGKSMMRRVPEVLDCWFESGSMPYAQVHYPFENRDWFETHYPGDFIVEYNGQTRGWFYTLHVLATALFDRPAFKCVAAHGIVLGDDGLKMSKSKGNYPDVKEVFDRDGSDAMRWFLMSSPILRGGNLIVTEQGIREGVRQALLPLWNAWSFLQLYASKPGRWRTDSPNVLDKYILAKLAATRDAITDALEVTDIAGACDELRTFCDALTNWYVRRSRSRFWDEDQDAIDTLHTVLEVVSRLAAPLLPMASEVIWRGLTGGRSVHLTDWPTETELPADADLVGAMDDVRGVCSTVLGLRKAQNLRVRLPLPEVTVAAPDAEKIRPYLGLIADEVNVKKVDLTDDVDVHGRFELVVNARAAGPRLGKDVQTVIKAVKSGDWTEEGGVVTVWPGRSAGSAPAAGIELLPSEYTQRLVAAEPESTAALPDGAGLVVLDSRVTEELEAEGWAKDRVRELQDARRNAGLEVSDRISVTLQVPEDRLEWAGRHRELIAGEILATTLELGDAGPDAVELGEGVRVAIVKV; encoded by the coding sequence CGACGACACGTTCCGGGCGTCCATCGCGAACCGTGAGGGCGCCGAGGACTTCGTCTTCTACGACGGTCCCCCCTTCGCGAACGGTCTGCCGCACTACGGGCATCTGCTCACCGGCTACGTCAAGGACGTCGTCCCACGTTTCCAGACGATGCGCGGCAAGAAGGTCGACCGCCGCTTCGGCTGGGACTGCCACGGTCTGCCCGCCGAACTGGAGGCGGAGAAGCAGCTCGGCATCAAGGACAAGTCGCAGATCGACGCGATGGGCTTGAAGGAGTTCAACGCGTACTGCAAGCAGTCGGTGCTGCGGTACACCGACGAGTGGCGCGACTACGTGACCCGCCAGGCCCGCTGGGTCGACTTCGACAACGACTACAAGACCCTCGATCTGGACTTCATGGAGTCCGTGATGTGGGCGTTCAAGGAGCTGTACGACAAGGGTCTGATCTACCAGGGCTTCCGGGTGCTGCCGTACTCCTGGTACGAGCAGACGCCGCTGTCGAACCAGGAGACCCGGCTCGACGACGCCTACAAGATGCGTCAGGATCCTGCGGTCACCGTCGACATGGTGATCACCGCGCCCGGCTCGCCGCTGGACGGAGCGAACGCGCTGATCTGGACCACCACGCCGTGGACGCTGCCGTCCAACCTCGCGATCGCGGTGCACCCCGACGTCGACTACGTGCATGTCGCCGGCGCCGAGGGCAAGACCTACCTCCTCGCGGCGGCCCGCGTCGGGCACTACGCCCGCGAGCTCGGTGAGGCGCCCGAGGTGCTCGGCGAGTACAAGGGCGCCGACCTCGTCGGACTGTCCTACACGCCGCCGTTCGATTTCTTCCACGGCCCCGGCAAGGGTCACGAGAACGCGCACCGGGTGCTGTCGGCGGACTATGTCACCACCGACTCCGGCACCGGAATCGTGCATCTCGCACCGGCTTTCGGTGAGGAGGACATGGAGTGCGCGACGGCCAACGGCATCGAGATCGTGCAGCCGCTGGACCCGGGCGGCAGGTTCACCTCGATGGTGCCGCCGTACGAGGGCCTGCAGGTGTTCGATGCCAACCCGGTCATCATCAAGGACCTCAAGGCCGCCGGAAAGCTGTTGCGGCACGAGACGATCGAGCACTCGTACCCGCACAGCTGGCGCTCGGGCCAGCCGCTGATCTACATGGCGGTGCCGTCGTGGTTCGTCGCGGTCACCAAGTTCCGTGACCGCATGGTCGAACTCAACCAGGAGATCACCTGGGTGCCCGAACACATCCGGGACGGCCAGTTCGGCAAGTGGCTCGAGGGGGCGCGCGACTGGAACATCAGCCGTAACCGCTACTGGGGCAGCCCGATCCCGGTGTGGGTGTCGGACGATCCGTCGTACCCGCGCGTCGACGTCTACGGTTCGCTCGACCAGCTCGAGGTGGACTTCGGGGTGCGTCCGACGGATCTGCACCGGCCGATGATCGACGATCTGGTCCGTCCCAACCCGGACGATCCGACCGGCAAGTCGATGATGCGCCGGGTGCCCGAGGTGCTCGACTGCTGGTTCGAGTCCGGCTCGATGCCGTACGCGCAGGTGCACTACCCGTTCGAGAACCGGGACTGGTTCGAGACGCACTACCCGGGCGACTTCATCGTCGAGTACAACGGTCAGACCCGCGGCTGGTTCTACACGCTGCACGTGCTGGCGACCGCGCTGTTCGATCGTCCCGCGTTCAAATGTGTTGCGGCGCACGGCATCGTCCTCGGCGACGACGGTCTGAAGATGAGCAAGTCCAAGGGTAACTACCCGGACGTCAAGGAGGTGTTCGACCGCGACGGCTCGGACGCCATGCGGTGGTTCCTGATGTCGTCGCCGATCCTGCGCGGCGGCAACCTGATCGTCACCGAACAGGGCATCCGCGAGGGCGTCCGGCAGGCACTGCTGCCGCTGTGGAACGCGTGGAGCTTCCTGCAGCTGTACGCGTCGAAGCCCGGCCGGTGGCGCACGGATTCGCCGAACGTGCTCGACAAGTACATCCTCGCCAAGTTGGCGGCGACGCGGGACGCGATCACCGACGCGCTCGAGGTCACCGATATCGCGGGGGCGTGCGACGAGCTGCGCACGTTCTGCGACGCGCTCACCAACTGGTACGTGCGCCGCTCCCGCAGCCGGTTCTGGGACGAGGACCAGGATGCGATCGACACGCTGCACACGGTGCTCGAGGTGGTCTCCCGCCTGGCGGCGCCGCTGCTGCCGATGGCGTCCGAGGTGATCTGGCGGGGCCTGACCGGTGGGCGGTCGGTGCACCTGACCGACTGGCCCACCGAGACCGAGCTGCCGGCCGACGCCGATCTGGTCGGCGCGATGGACGACGTCCGGGGTGTGTGTTCGACGGTCCTCGGCCTGCGCAAGGCGCAGAACCTGCGGGTGCGGCTGCCGCTGCCCGAGGTCACCGTCGCCGCGCCGGATGCGGAGAAGATCCGTCCGTACCTGGGTCTGATCGCCGACGAGGTGAACGTCAAGAAGGTCGACCTCACCGACGACGTCGACGTGCACGGCCGGTTCGAACTGGTCGTCAACGCGCGGGCCGCGGGTCCGCGTCTCGGCAAGGACGTGCAGACCGTCATCAAGGCGGTCAAGTCCGGCGACTGGACCGAGGAGGGCGGCGTCGTCACTGTCTGGCCGGGTCGCTCCGCAGGCTCCGCTCCTGCCGCGGGTATCGAGCTGCTGCCCTCCGAGTACACCCAGCGTCTGGTCGCGGCCGAGCCCGAGTCCACGGCGGCACTGCCGGACGGTGCCGGCCTGGTCGTGTTGGACTCGCGGGTGACCGAGGAGCTCGAGGCCGAGGGCTGGGCCAAGGATCGCGTCCGGGAGCTGCAGGACGCGCGCCGGAACGCGGGACTCGAGGTGTCCGACCGGATCTCGGTGACACTGCAGGTTCCGGAGGATCGCCTCGAGTGGGCGGGCCGGCACCGTGAGCTGATCGCCGGGGAGATCCTGGCCACGACCCTCGAGCTGGGGGACGCGGGCCCGGACGCCGTGGAGCTCGGTGAGGGCGTGCGGGTCGCGATCGTCAAGGTGTGA
- a CDS encoding DNA polymerase IV yields MTSVDPTRSRRWVLHLDMDAFFASVEQLTRPTLRGRPVLVGGLGGRGVVAGASYEARVFGARSAMPMHQARRLVGASAVVLPPRGSLYGYVSGRVFDALRTRVPVLEQLSMDEAFAEPAELAGAGRADVERYCAQLRALVLEETGLVASIGAGAGKQVAKIASGLAKPDGITVVSPDVQQQLLSGLPVRKLWGVGPVAEAKLERLGIGTIGALAALPEVEVVSVLGATIGPGLQRMARGIDERPVAERADAKQVSAETTYAEDIVTMAALRRAVDASAAAAFRRLERDGRSARTVVLKLRKADMSIVTRSSTLPYATTDLQTLTATAQRQAIDPLELGPIRLVGVGFGGLSAASQGSLFPELDQMIPDSETGEGSEDAGEQDDSSPRVGVATWWRPGLDVTHPEFGHGWVQGAGHGVVTVRFETRSTGPGPARTFPDTDTDLVVADPIDSTR; encoded by the coding sequence ATGACCTCCGTCGATCCCACGCGCAGCCGGCGCTGGGTGCTGCATCTGGACATGGACGCGTTCTTCGCGTCCGTCGAACAGTTGACGCGGCCGACGCTGCGGGGCCGCCCCGTGCTCGTCGGCGGTCTCGGCGGGCGTGGAGTGGTGGCGGGCGCGAGTTACGAGGCGCGGGTGTTCGGCGCCCGGTCGGCGATGCCGATGCATCAGGCGCGTCGACTGGTGGGGGCGTCGGCGGTGGTGCTGCCACCGCGAGGGAGCCTGTACGGGTACGTGAGCGGCCGGGTGTTCGACGCGTTGCGTACGAGAGTGCCGGTGCTGGAACAGCTGTCGATGGACGAGGCGTTCGCGGAGCCGGCGGAGCTGGCGGGTGCCGGGCGCGCCGACGTGGAGCGGTACTGCGCGCAGCTGCGGGCCCTGGTACTCGAGGAGACGGGCCTGGTCGCGTCGATCGGGGCGGGCGCCGGGAAGCAGGTGGCGAAGATCGCGTCGGGGCTCGCGAAACCGGACGGGATCACCGTCGTGTCCCCGGATGTGCAGCAGCAGCTGCTGAGCGGTCTGCCGGTGCGCAAACTGTGGGGTGTCGGCCCGGTCGCGGAGGCGAAACTCGAGCGGCTCGGTATCGGCACGATCGGGGCGCTCGCGGCGCTGCCGGAGGTCGAGGTCGTGTCGGTGCTGGGGGCGACGATCGGGCCGGGGCTGCAGCGGATGGCGCGCGGCATCGACGAACGTCCGGTCGCCGAGCGGGCCGACGCGAAACAGGTGAGTGCGGAGACCACGTACGCGGAGGACATCGTCACGATGGCGGCGTTGCGGCGGGCGGTGGACGCGAGTGCGGCGGCGGCGTTCCGGCGGCTCGAGCGGGACGGCCGGTCGGCGCGGACCGTCGTGCTGAAGCTGCGCAAGGCCGACATGAGCATCGTGACGCGGTCGTCGACGCTGCCGTACGCGACGACCGATCTGCAGACGCTCACCGCGACCGCGCAGCGGCAGGCGATCGATCCACTCGAGCTCGGCCCGATCCGGCTGGTCGGTGTCGGGTTCGGTGGGCTGTCCGCGGCCAGCCAAGGCTCGTTGTTTCCCGAGCTCGACCAGATGATACCGGATTCGGAGACCGGAGAAGGATCGGAAGATGCTGGGGAGCAAGATGATTCGTCTCCCCGGGTGGGGGTGGCGACCTGGTGGCGGCCCGGCCTGGACGTGACGCACCCGGAGTTCGGGCACGGCTGGGTGCAGGGCGCCGGACACGGGGTGGTGACGGTGCGGTTCGAGACCCGCAGCACCGGGCCGGGGCCGGCGCGCACGTTCCCCGACACCGACACCGACCTGGTGGTCGCCGATCCGATCGACAGCACGCGGTGA